In the Triticum aestivum cultivar Chinese Spring chromosome 2B, IWGSC CS RefSeq v2.1, whole genome shotgun sequence genome, ACATGTCAAATTTTGAGTCTTTGTGCAGGATTTTTTTCAGGAACTAATGAATGTAGTAGGAACAAAGGATTCTACCAGAACTTATCATAGTCTAGTAGCCGATACTCACCAAATAGTAATGAGCATATAAGCAGCTCGAGCAAACAAATGACTGTTATGCCCTACCATTTTCATAACAAAATTTAGTAATGGTTGTGTGCAACAGAGTTCACCATAAACAATAATAGAAGACGTTCATAAGTTTTGCCGAGTAATTATTTAAGGGCTGCACTAGCTCATGGACCACACAAAGCTGCACTTGGCACCTGAACATTCCATGAGAAGCACCATAGAGCAACGATACTTCCAGTACAACAGAGTTTATCATAAACCATAATCCAAGACGAGTTCATAATTTTGCCAATTAGCTATTTATTTAAGGTCTGCACTGCCTCCTGGACTCCCCAAAGCGGCACTTGGGACCTGATCAAAGGTAGATTGATACACATGTGTCAATCTAATGAATCATTTCAAAAAGTGTACGAAAGACACTTTTTTAGGTGATACAGTAGTAAAGAAAAGCAATGAACAACTACTGCTAGAAGGGAGAAATAAACTCAGTTTAGTGGTCTGCTTGTTGCCAGTATTTTCACAATGACAAAACCTTAAAAACACACAACTatttaatatttttttgaaaatttggtCTGCCAAGCTTGTGGCAGTTATTTAAAATGCCTCTGTTTTACACGGGTTGCTACAGAGGCTTTAAAACAAGTCAAATTTTGAGTCTAAGTACAGGTTTTATCATGAAGTAGTGAAGGTAGTAGGAGCAAAGGATAAGGATTGGTAGCTAACTAATTGCATCTTCTCTCTGCCAAAACAATATGAGCAATGTATGGTTTCTCATGATTACAGCGGAACTTGATATTTTCACCATATTCTTGTTGGCAATCCTCAGTCAAATAGTATTGGGGATCTAAGTAGCTCGATCACACAAATAACTTCTATGCCCTACACTTTTCATGAAAGAATTTAGTGATGGTTGTGTGCATAATGCAAGCTAAAGAAGACTGACTGAACATAACAGGTTGACGATGGCAAATGAACAGTCTTTTATACCCTAAAAAACCGAAATTGTCTGCCAAGTTCACTACACATAAGAGCAGAAGACATACATGCAAATATAGAAAATAATAAAAACTACTCCTCCGtgccataatgtaagacattttttaacaCTACAATAATGttaaaaagcgtcttacattatgagacggagggagtagatgagttCATATAATAATGAAGTAATACACAGTAGCGCTGGAAGAGCTTGGACTATTTTTCTTACTACGTGGAGGAAACAGCCGAGCAATCTCCGCCTTAGTCATATCTGCAAATGGGCCCAGTTGCGACACTTGCGACGATCCAGAATTGTTATCTTTGTACACAGACATTGCAGAAGCCCTAAATGACCTGAACCGGTGGGTCATTTCTTTATGGTCACGAGATACCCCACGATACTTGCACCAGCATTTATACAAGGCCCACAGGGATTCCTTGGACTTAATGGAATTCTCATCAACCAGGGGAAAGGTTTTTTCTGGATTGATGTCTGCCACAAAGCCGCTGAGTGCGAGATTTTCTTCTGACTCAGAACCGTCTGCCATTCAGTAGCACTGAGTTAAAATTCGATTGTAAAATAGCATCATTTGTAATAATGCTCTCAACGGAATTGATTTGATTGAAGGCAGAGACATTAAGATATCATGAATCATCATAAACCAGTTTTTTAACCACTTAGTTTTACTAAGAAAAATATGCTTGCCAGATGTCCCAATGAATAGGGCCCAATCTCTGCCAGCTTATTCAAATAGATCTACTGACAAGAAGAAATAATATGGTAATTTTGGGTATTAAATTAAATTCAGATCCAAGTAAGGCGAATTCCTTTTCACATCCAAAGCCCAGGAATTCCTTTAGTATTCAGATACAAATTCTGAAAGAGCTATCATCGAAGAAAGGAGAATTCCTTTGGCATTCGGGATTCAGATCCAATTTCGAAAAGAGCTATCAAAATAACATGGGAATTTTGGCATTCAGGACTTAGATCCAAATTACGAAAGAGCTGTCTCGGATTACCTGCAGCTGCAGACATGCGACGGATGGAACCGCCAGTCAGATAGAGCCGGGGGAGACACGGGGAAATGCTACCAGCAATATCTCCAACGGGGCGTGATGCTAGGGCTGCTCGAACGAGCTTGGACGCGATGAAGGCCATAGCCAGGGTACGTGAGGAGGCAACAGAGCAGAGAACCTCCTCGTCACGGTTAGAAGACCCCGTTCGTTGCGGAGATCGCGGAAAAGTAGACACGGATGGGAACAATTAGGGCGTACCGCTTTGGTCAGAGCTTAACTTTAATAGGAAGGTGATATTTTTTTAGGATATTATAAGGAAGGTGATTGTACATGTCATATGCTTTTTTCTCCGGTGACGTGCATGTCATATATATTTCACAAAATTTCCAATTTATTCATCAACTGtcagtacaaagaacaccagaagtaaaattacatctaggtccgtagaccacctagcgacgactacaatcatTGGAGCGAGCCgaagcgcgccgccgtcatcgcccctcccttatcggagccgggcaaaccttgttgtagtagacgcCGGGAAGACATCATGCTAAGGCCcaataggaccagcgcaccaaaaCAGCAATTGACGCCGATAAAGAGAAACATAGATCGAAGGATATAACCTGTAGACACACTGACATAGACGAACAAATATCGGATCCAAGCGGATCCATCTAAGACACACAGACCGAATCCCACgagatccgtcggagacacacctccacatgccctctGAAGATGCTATAAGCACCACCAGGacaggggctaggcggggagaaccttattccattttTAAGAAGTCGCCCCCGCCTCATCTTCCTGAGCatggcacaaaccctaacaaaactagaaaaaaacacctaaaaacggagccctctcaCCGACAAGTGCCGGGATCCGCCGCGCCTCCATGGTCCTAGGACCAAATTTATGATAAGAGTATGTACTCCCCACCTTTTGGATAAGGTTAGATGGGATATCCAATAGTGCCAACCGTAACCATTCATGCAAATTAGTAGTAAGGAATGCTCGGCATGCACACCAGATTGCTAGAAATTAGGAACGTCTAGAATGTTGTTGAACAAACAAATCCGGTGCATATAGTTTTACTTGGCCCATCGGGTGCATGGccctttatttttaatttttttgtctttttctCAGGGATGGATACGAAGTCCAGCATGTTCTGAGTATACACATACCTAATTTTTTTAGTTGGCACATACCCAGATTTTTAGAGTATATGGCATCTTTGTTTTTGTCGGAGTATATACTTCTTAACTTGTTTAAACTAGAATATACCACATTAGGCTAAGAGGATATATGCAACATTTTTTGATAGAGTATATACTGCTTTTTGCACACATGGTGTATATGCTACTTGCCTGCGAACGAGTATATAAGACTTCTCATGATGTACTATATACCACTTTTTTATAGATTATATACTTGTTGGGAAACAGTGGAGTATATACTTGTTGGGAAACAGTGGAGTATATACTTTTTGTGGAGTAAATAGCACTTTTTTGTGATGGAGTATATGTTACCTTTTTGTGTTGGAGTATATACTGACAACAAATGACATATAATTCGTTAACAATGAGGATTAAAGATAAAAAGAGTATGGTGCGTTTAGAAAATAAGTGTATAATAAAACAAAGTATAATTTATTCAAAGTAGATTACAAGACAGACTAGCACAATTAATTAAGAAGAATACACCATCAGGGAATAAATGGTTTCTTTACAATGATATTTGTCCACGCAAATAACAAGACTAAAGTTGTGTGAGCATATCACGCTTTATGCGTGCTTATTACATATGATGGGTAAATCATGTCGCGTCAATTTAGATAGTCATCATGTAGATCGTGTCGTCGGAGTCCATTGAATCAGGGAGGTCTGGCCGCTGCCAGAGAAAACGTGAGTACATCCATATGCATGGAGCAGAAGCGCCGCCGGCTGGCGTAACCCATCTCACGAGCAATCGATCAAAATGAGCTGTACAtcatacatgcatgatatgcaaaTTAATAATTAGTATATAAGTAATAGGGAGTGCAGGTAATCTCATTATGGATGCATGCAAATGAATTAGCCAAAGGTCATATGTACCTTGCCGTGATCGATGTCGATTGGAAGAAGATACAAGGGAGCCGCTTCATCTTTCGCCACGTTATAGAGTTCAATGGTACAACCAGCAACACCTCGTCTCATTGCCGTCGCCGTTGTggccaccaccgtcgccgccgccgccgtcgtcttttaTTTAGTTACACGAGGACGTCATAATAGGCTTCCATCCTACAACATATATCAGATAACAAGAGAGCTAGCTTTATTCACATATACGTACGAGCTGGCTTCATGGACATGTATCTGATTACATATGCAAGGATCAAGATCACTGGTAAGCACCATACCTTGGCTGAGTTTCGGCCGATTCTGACGAGTGGAATGGCTGGTGGAGAGCGCTCGACACCGAGACCTGCTGGGCAGAAACTGGGGCGACGTCGTCTTCATGGATGCAGCATGGCTAGCAGGAGAGGCATGGCCGCCGTCGGTGACGTAGTTACAAGAAATAGATCGATGATCGCAAGAGAGACGCAGGCGCCGTCACGGCTGGCGTGCAGCAAAAGGAATGGATCTATCCAGATTTGCTTTTTTCACGGGAAGTGGGGCGACGTACGTTTTATATCCCTAGGAAAAAGGATTCGGCTCCAACTAATTGCAACTACCAGATAATTATCTAAATTAGTTTTATTGGGAGAGCTAGCTAAACGGGTGTAGCGCGATAGGGAATGGGTACGAGACTGTGGGTCGACTAGTAGGTGGATCGATCTCGGAGtatgtactcctaggagtactaacccattttcctatatatatatatatatatatatatatatatatatatatatatatatatatatatatatatatatatatatatatatatatatatggatgggtCTATTATGTAACACCCTTAAAAGTCTTATTCTGCACATCActttcttattctgctaacacacTAGCGTCTCGCACCCGCGAACCGAACCGCACCGCACCGCAGCAAAAAAGCCCACCCCACCCGGCTCATCCCCACCTCCCACCTCCcgcacgaccccccccccccacatcccGCGGTCCAAACCCCCGTCTCCCTCACCTTCTGCCGGAGAACAaccccaggccgccgccgccgccccgccgccggtccCCGTCCACCTTCTACCGGCGCCGCATCCGCAGTACCAACtaggccgccgccgcgccccccctccccccctccgccACGCTTCACATCACCGGGCGGCCCCCCTCCGCCTCAGATCCGGCAGTCGGCGCCCCCACAACCCATGAATCCTTGCCGCCGCGCCGCCCTGGAGTCTCGCCGTCCCTGCTCCGACCAGAGACGTTGCGGGTGCCGCACCCTGCCTCCCCCTGTGACTCTCCGATGATGGATGGAGCGGGAGGTACTCCACCTTGCGTCTCCCGGCCAGATCCATCGATGGTAAGCCTAAATCATGGCCAGCTCTCCCCCTCCCCTTCCACCCCATGCCCCATTCTCCATATCACCTAGAACCACGATGTGCAGGCATCCAGGAGGCCACCTACCTTCCTCTATCGAGTTTCTCTACCGCTGAGCACAGGGAGCTCCTCACGAATGAGCATCGGCTCCGGCCGTGGGTTCTCAACTCCCGTGACCTCCTCTTTTGGACAGATGCATTTCAACAAGGCCGCATCCCCACCTCTGCACTGCACACCTTGTTGAGCCTAAAGAAATAACTACTATGAGAAAAACAATTCACTGTTCTCGTAGCTGTCCATTCTTTTCGCCCCCATGGGTCACTTAAGTCACCCCAAGAAACCACCCACAGGGCGTTTCACTTCGCCCTGTCGAGCCGTCCAAAAGGACGTGATACATGATTTTTTTAGGAAAACAAATttaaaaagtaatgcggttcacttcgaTACCATTTGCCGGTCACTTCTGATATAGTTGCTGTTCACTTTCAATACTGTTGCCGTTCACTTATACACaatataaaaatagaaaaaaaaataccGTTCACTTTTCATAGTGTTGTGGTTCACTTGCCCTCGTctatgcggtccactctcgttcataaaaatgttagaaaaatgtaaaaaaaatcatgcAGTGCGCTTTTCCGTTTAAAAGCGGTGTGGTTCTTTGTTCGATGTAGTTCACTTACGCCCAATGCGAAGTGCGGTCCCACCTATGAAAAATTATGTTAGAATAAAACAAACTATGAAGTTCGCTTGCCCGTCTGATGCAGTGTGGTTTTCGTTCGATGCACTGCGGTTTTCAGTCCGATGAAGTACGCGCGTCGATTTGGCTcttgcgaaaaacagagtgtccgcatttcgatAAATTCAAAATTCCtattaaaccgtaaagaattagatagtgtgttctacatgaaaaagttgcgtctcgttgatatctttccaacgtcatatcatttgaatcatttcgacaaccggtttgtaaaaatttcaaaaaaaaacggcCGCTACCACTCGTcctccgccgcacgattttcaaaattaacttaaaatcgTAAGCAATCTCAAAACCATTCCTACATATGttagttgcgccttgtccatacctttccaacgacgtattacacgcctcgtttcgacaaacggttcaaaaactagagcgaaaacagtaccgaaaatttgaaaaaattagaaaaatagaattccgcgatttagtaaatttgaaactgctcttaaaccgtaatgaattagagaaagatttatatatgaaaaagatgcgcctcgacgatatctatccaacggggTATCATTTGCTTCgctccgacaagcggtttagaaaaaacgcgaaaaaacgctcgctgccactcgtaatccgccgcactattttcaaaactgctcttaaaccgtgtggaatctcgaaaagtgttcaacatgtcgaagttgcgcctaatccatagattttcaatgatatattacacgtctcattccgataaacgattaaaaattagagcgaaaacagtaccaaaaaaataacgcgtgcagttttttccgacgagaagttcccTAGTCTCTATTGctgtgctcgtcgtcaaaatgatgcagtgcgcttctatTGAGCGtacagtgccgaagtggtgtgcagaatagttattctgctaatattagcagaataaaccgtctaatatatatatatatatatatatatatatatatatatatatatatatatatatatatatatatataaatgcatcctactaccgggtgtagttacacccATTTCTTATATAgtaccatgtggtagtatatactctacattattatttttagtatgttcacatactatatctaagatactccaaagtgagttcaatgaaaaaattgcaagtgagcccatagttttattgtttttgtgaaatacgtacatatttgtatgtGAAACGGAGTATGCAtaaaatatgatacatactactaaaaagtagtatatatatactacctatacattcttatatactacatactacgcgtacatactctccgATATGATAGATACTACCTAGAACGTATGAAACAAAATTGGGAGTAattacacccggtagtaggaaaatttatatatatatatatatatatatatatatatatatatatatatgtatgtatgtatatatgcacTGTAATCTCTTTAGTACTCCACAGTAATGATTCTGGATTTAGGGTTTGTATATATGCATCGGTGGTCaccaattttttttaattatttttgacaAATCGATGGTCACCAATTTATACAGAGTGAAGggtctctttttatttatttttgagagcGAATGCTCTCTTGAAGCCGTTGGATCACTCTCGCCTTCAATCTTCTCTGTACAGAATCTACAGTGAGCCTCAGGGCAGGGGCATGTGCGCGGGGGTGAGACCAAAACTCACAAGCTCCAACATCTATCTGTAGTGGTATGTATAAAGCTCATCAGCCCAACCCAGCGAATTAAGCAACCCAACAAGCAGTGGTGGACCCAGGAATTGAAGTTAGTCAGGGCGAACATTTAACGTATAATTTTTTTGATACAAATGCAACTCTGTTCAACCAAAACTCCTAacattcaacaacaaaagaataaaaagGGTCTTAAAAACTAGAAAATTGCTAAAATGGACTCTTGTCGGTTGAAATGCTCACTTATGCCACAATATAATCCCATAATTCCAATTTCCAAACGAGACCTACAAATCGCATCCGTTTGGTTGATCTGCATGCACCTTCGGATGCCACTGCCGATCTGGGTGTCGAAGCTACTGCCCTTGCCACAACCAGTGCCGCAGCAGCCTCAACTTCTTCAACAGTAGCAGTTATCCCTATCCAACCGACCTCTTCATGGAATCCATCACCGGCACTCCGACAGTGGGTGCGTGAGGCATGTGGCGGCGGCGCAATACTGGGCTAGGTCGTAAGGGGAACGGCTGGTTGATTGGGCATTTGTTAGTTAATTGGGGATTTTTTTTTGTTTGACGAGCAAATGAGAGACCTGTCGTCTATTTTTTTTAGGGGTCACCACCACACTTTATTTAAACATCTATAATGCCTGGTACAAGCAAAAATTCAGGAATGGTGGATAACCAAATATGCCTCCCTACGGCAATCATAACTTTGCGTCATCGGTTCCACAAGCAATCATGTGTTCGACCACATTATCATTCATTAGAGACCTGTCGTCTATAACTTTGTGACTATGTCGATTAGTCACTAATAAATGCAGCCCAGTCCATCAACCCAAATCTCTTTCTCCCTCGAAGCACTCACGTACCCCTTCGACTCAGGGTCAGGCAGCCACACCGAAACAGAAAACAGTGCTGCTGGCTCTCTTGAGATCTGACGCTTGCCGGAGGAAAGATATGTATGTGGGGGTCGATCCTCCACCGCCGGCGagccggggcggccgccccagcTCGCCCCAATGGTGGGTCCGCCACTGTCAACAAGTACTGAAAAGAATTCTTGAGCGACCTCAACCTTAGCCATCATCGACCAAGCTCTCCCCACGGCCCACCGCCACATCGgccccctcctcttccccctccggcGGCCTCGCCATCAGCAAGATGATCCGTctgtttgtttctttttttctcctTAGGTTTTTGTTTTCCCGACGACATTGAggaggtgtgtgtggggggggggggggggggagggggggtgatGGTCTTGGAGTATTTTTCGGCAGATCCCTCGATAGGGTATTAAGCCTAGGTGAGCAGATCGAGAGGAAACATGAgattgtttacctaggttcaggccctcatggtggaggtaaagcCATACTTCCTGCTCGTGTTGTATAGCTTGAGTATAGGGGTGTAGAATCAAAAGTATTTTTCTTAGCTCGAGCTCAAATGTTCCTGGTACAAATagtaaattccaaaataaattcaaaaaatctgATTATTTTGGACGGCAAAACATTAAGTAATTTTTGGAgtgcttgcaaagtttcatcatggAATCACATTCGTGGCAAAAAAAATAAAGCCTAAAAATGCGTTCGAAAGTACCATTTTCTGAGCATCAATTTTTTGAACCATGACTTTCACGAATATGATTTTATGATGAAACTTTCCAAGAACCCGAAACATTCCTTAATGTTTTTTTTAATTGGCATTTTCGAATTTTATTGTCATTGTTtccgattttactgttcatcaagGAGCATATGAGCTCACGAGCAGATAATCTGCATCCGTGTACAATGACAATCGGGGGATTGAGAATAATCTCTATGGTTCTCTCTGTCGACTAGCCTAGCTCTGACTTATATGGGTACTTGCGCCTAGGTTAAAAGATCCTAGTTGGTAAGGATTACGGAGGAATCCTCTTGGACGCCATTTGCCTTGCAATGTACTCCAAGTCTTACAAGTCCTCATCTGTAATGTGCCCGTAGGTCGGTACAACGGCCCTGGGCACGAACCAACCTAGGGGCCATGGGCTGGCCTGCTTGGGTTGACTTCCGGTATGATGAGGCACTCATGGGCCATTACACCGTCTGTAGCCCCTGGATCAGTGTTCAAACTTGGCGCCTTCATAGTTGGTGCCAATCTTGAGGCACCGTATTCTGTAAATTTTTTGAGGTCGTACCGTCACAAAGCTCTCCGAAGTAAACATGCATAACAAGTTCTCCTAAGAAAATGGGACATGCTTCACAGCCGACCCCTTTCATGTGTCATGTCCTCTGATCTCGGCCTGTCCATCTTGAATGGCGGTCACATCTGGTCTTGAGTTGCCGGTGTAGATCTCCGACCTCCATGGAAAGGTTCTCCCATGAAGCCGGGGCCCACGAGCTAATTTCCCGTGGAATACTCACAGAAAATTTTGAATTGGGCACCAGCCCTGCGTGTTGGGGGAACCAGACCCGACTCAGATCTAGTTGGTCGAGCCGGACCAAGTTGTCCTGCTAATTATTGGTCGAGCAGACGTGCGCTCGCAGAGAAGCAGACCCCATCAAGGACACATCCCATCATGACGATGCCTCGATCCCCATGCAACTTAGCTGCTTTTTAGTGGGAAGTGAGCAAAGCTATCCTATCCCGCGTCACAGCGCGGTTGTTGTCGTTACTTCTCTCGCCAGGGCATTATAAGGGAGGGGCATATCAGTTCGCTCATTTCCCCTTCTTCATCTTTCTCCAGCGCCCTGGCTGTCATTGCTCTTCTCACCGGAGCTCTCTCT is a window encoding:
- the LOC123040605 gene encoding uncharacterized protein encodes the protein MAFIASKLVRAALASRPVGDIAGSISPCLPRLYLTGGSIRRMSAAADGSESEENLALSGFVADINPEKTFPLVDENSIKSKESLWALYKCWCKYRGVSRDHKEMTHRFRSFRASAMSVYKDNNSGSSQVSQLGPFADMTKAEIARLFPPRSPKCRFGESRRQCRP